From Trichoderma atroviride chromosome 1, complete sequence, one genomic window encodes:
- a CDS encoding uncharacterized protein (EggNog:ENOG41), which produces MTELGQMKENVEDLPSIYSTAPFWTVMQDDYVEHVIDLRSTSPEDALNTPSSTVQSGETVSCVLDAGLSVAEMKQLMKIFCTRLLPSIPILTKDDFESPDLLIEEELELVHSICYVTSRYLPGGLSTVQSVYPLVMRFVQERFAGASWSGKANIGHFRALVILYAFSEAAHCNVHSTHSPYMLSAQLIKTVTEMYGTQLGLHRSIDGIRAILSLPRNELASNISYKRYTYWLWLFTMSHQ; this is translated from the exons ATGACCGAGCTGGGGCAGATGAAGGAAAATGTTGAAGATCTCCCGTCTATTTACTCGACGGCCCCATTCTGGACAGTCATGCAGGATGATTATGTCGAGCATGTTATTGACTTGAGGTCGACAAGCCCCGAAGACGCCCTCAACACACCATCAAGCACTGTTCAATCGGGTGAGACTGTTTCGTGTGTGTTGGACGCTGGATTATCAGTTGCGGAAATGAAacagctgatgaagat ATTCTGCACGCGACTGTTGCCTTCGATACCAATCTTAACTAAAGATGATTTCGAAAGTCCAGATTTGTTGATcgaggaagagctggaacTGGTGCATTCAATATGCTACGTCACCTCAAGATATCTGCCCGGGGGCTTGTCAACTGTCCAGTCAGTCTATCCACTTGTCATGCGATTCGTACAGGAAAGGTTTGCCGGCGCCTCATGGTCCGGGAAGGCAAATATCGGACATTTTAGGGCCCTGGTGATTCTCTACGCCTTCTCCGAGGCTGCTCATTGCAACGTTCATTCAACGCATTCCCCATACATGTTGTCGGCGCAGCTTATCAAGACTGTAACGGAAATGTACGGGACGCAACTGGGGCTTCACAGATCCATTGATGGTATTAGAGCTATACTGAGCTTACCACGCAACGAGCTGGCATCTAACATTAGCTACAAGAGATATACTTATTGGCTGTGGCTGTTTACCATGTCTCATCAGTAA
- a CDS encoding uncharacterized protein (EggNog:ENOG41~MEROPS:MER0030934~CAZy:CE10~SECRETED:SignalP(1-25)), with protein sequence MMSFIKIYLLSGAFIVTALSKGTSGSPVVDLGYAKYRGVRNTTYGLDYYFGIRYAVSPEGNLRWRAPKDIESHGNYSNSVTIDATTAGPQCVQGPTAWANGTNLGAFQALGGIPELPTSEDCLLLNVLTPTSPKSKSLPVVVYIHGGGYVTGNSISSDGSSFTQYAQGNIVWVSIQYRLGGYGFLNPDEFDGVDGVKNAGLLDQRLALEWVQHHIASFGGDPSKVTIWGGSAGGGSVANQLIYQGGEKKPPYRAAIAEFPWMQPYHDGNFLQEQYKFVLNASSCNDLACLRALSASELEKSITASYYTAYAAGLYAYGDMFFGPSVDNKIIHDLPSVEFTRGHFSKVPLLTNHDSFEGILFTNFSTTSFNENKLQWQKSWDSPTSQFWSTLNKLYPLSAFEGAYYDQPFFHSLIFPLFAAVDPLSIPGADPSLWQAQQLNGDANINCPTYYFAAAADKYNVPAYKTIFDAGVYVHSAADFPIFNEEIFTIDTAVATAVKDYLVSFIVRLDPNSFPSVSKQTRANWPRYREGDYTILTVQNSAIIPQRDPDASDRCDFLHSQSAIVRN encoded by the exons ATGATGTCTTTTATTAAAATCTACCTTTTGAGTGGCGCCTTCATCGTTACCGCCCTGTCGAAAGGCACAAGTGGCAGCCCTGTAGTCGATTTGGGATACGCAAAATATCGAGGCGTTCGCAATACTACGTATGGCCTAGATTACTACTTTGGGATTCGATACGCAGTTTCGCCAGAAGGCAATTTACGCTGGCGTGCGCCGAAGGACATCGAGTCCCATGGTAACTACTCAAATTCCGTTACTATCGATGCCACCACTGCAGGGCCTCAATGTGTTCAAGGTCCGACAGCTTGGGCAAATGGCACCAACTTGGGTGCTTTTCAAGCATTAGGCGGCATTCCCGAACTGCCAACATCGGAAGACTGCTTACTGCTCAATGTTCTTACACCAACATCACCAAAATCCAAGTCCTTGCCTGTTGTGGTATATATCCATGGAGGAG GCTACGTGACTGGcaactccatctcctccgACGGTTCATCGTTTACACAGTATGCTCAGGGCAACATTGTGTGGGTCTCCATCCAATATCGCTTGGGTGGCTACGGCTTTTTGAATCCTGATGAAtttgatggagttgatggtGTTAAAAATGCCGGCCTACTAGACCAGCGTCTTGCTCTAGAGTGGGTGCAGCACCATATCGCTTCATTTGGTGGTGACCCTTCCAAGGTAACCATCTGGGGAGGCAGCGCGGGTGGCGGCTCAGTTGCCAATCAGTTGATATACCagggaggagagaaaaagccaCCCTATAGAGCTGCAATTGCAG AATTCCCATGGATGCAGCCCTATCATGACGGCAATTTCTTACAAGAACAATACAAGTTCGTCCTGAATGCAAGCAGCTGTAACGACCTCGCTTGCCTTCGGGCATTATCTGCGTCTGAGCTAGAAAAATCGATAACGGCCAGCTACTACACCGCCTATGCTGCCGGGCTGTATGCTTATGGAGATATGTTCTTTGGACCGTCAGTCGACAATAAGATCATCCATGACCTGCCGTCTGTTGAATTTACTCGAGGACACTTTTCCAAGGTACCGCTCTTAACGAACCACGACTCGTTTGAAG GTATCTTATTCACCAATTTTTCAACAACTTCGTTCAACGAAAACAAGCTGCAGTGGCAAAAGTCCTGGGACTCGCCCACCTCCCAATTTTGGAGCACGTTAAACAAGTTGTATCCCTTGTCTGCTTTTGAAGGCGCATATTACGACCAACCATTTTTCCACAGCCTCATTTTCCCGCTCTTTGCTGCTGTAGATCCCCTCTCCATTCCTGGTGCCGATCCTTCGCTGTGGCAAGCTCAGCAACTCaatggcgatgccaacaTAAACTGCCCTACCTACTactttgcagctgcagcagacaaATACAACGTCCCAGCCTACAAAACAATCTTTGATGCAGGAGTTTACGTTCATTCAGCAGCGGACTTTCCGATTTTTAATGAGGAGATATTCACCATTGACACGGCAGTGGCAACAGCAGTCAAGGATTATCTCGTCTCATTTATTGTGAGACTCGATCCAAACAGCTTTCCATCTGTATCCAAGCAAACGCGCGCCAATTGGCCGCGCTACAGAGAAGGGGACTATACAATTCTTACAGTTCAAAACTCTGCTATAATTCCGCAGAGAGATCCGGATGCTTCTGACCGTTGCGACTTTCTGCATTCTCAGAGTGCTATTGTTAGAAACTGA